A genome region from Rhodopseudomonas boonkerdii includes the following:
- the sufD gene encoding Fe-S cluster assembly protein SufD — protein sequence MNVAVAKTTTGATLDGTFAAARGRLPGTGSVTETRQRAFDAFTVGGLPTRRVEEWKYTDLRRLLGDVAPLAAAPDAATLAEARAAVAALKDGDTQKLVLVDGVFAADLSDLATENGVTVHLLSAVLANEANPARADLLLSKVNDVMLSLNAAFATDGLVIGVADGTELTKPLQIVHVATRPHAASFTRSLVQIGHKAKATLVETFVATEAAKAYQVHDTTVIWVGDDSDLQHVRVMEDAIDAASIASAIVTVGARTKFNTFSLTTGGAVSRYQSFITLAGEGSELSTNSIHLLRGQQHGDCTFVIDHATPGCLSRENFRAVLDERAHSVFQGKINVHQIAQQTDGKMMSRALLLSDDAEIDNKPELEIFADDVQCGHGATVGALDDSLLFYLRARGLPEKEAQALLIQAFVGEALESIVNDDLRDVAIGAAERWLGTRA from the coding sequence ATGAATGTAGCTGTAGCAAAGACCACGACGGGCGCGACGCTGGACGGCACCTTTGCCGCTGCGCGCGGTCGTCTGCCTGGCACCGGGTCCGTCACCGAGACGCGCCAGCGTGCCTTCGATGCGTTTACTGTCGGCGGCCTGCCGACCCGCCGCGTCGAGGAATGGAAGTATACGGACCTGCGCCGTCTGCTCGGCGATGTCGCGCCGCTCGCTGCCGCGCCGGATGCGGCCACGCTGGCCGAGGCGCGTGCGGCCGTGGCAGCGCTGAAGGATGGCGATACGCAGAAGCTGGTGCTGGTCGATGGCGTGTTCGCCGCCGACCTCTCCGATCTCGCGACCGAGAACGGCGTCACTGTGCATCTGCTCAGCGCCGTGCTGGCGAACGAGGCGAACCCCGCCCGCGCCGATCTGCTGCTGAGCAAGGTCAATGACGTGATGTTGTCGCTCAATGCGGCCTTCGCGACCGATGGCCTGGTGATCGGCGTTGCCGATGGCACCGAGCTGACGAAGCCGCTGCAGATCGTGCATGTGGCGACCAGGCCCCATGCGGCATCCTTCACGCGTTCGCTGGTCCAGATCGGCCACAAGGCCAAGGCCACGCTGGTCGAGACCTTCGTCGCCACCGAGGCCGCCAAGGCCTATCAGGTTCACGATACGACCGTGATCTGGGTCGGCGATGACAGCGACTTGCAGCATGTACGGGTGATGGAAGACGCCATCGATGCCGCCAGCATCGCCAGCGCCATCGTCACTGTTGGCGCGCGGACGAAGTTCAACACCTTCAGCCTGACCACTGGTGGCGCCGTCAGCCGCTATCAGAGTTTTATCACGCTGGCGGGCGAGGGCAGCGAGCTCTCTACCAACAGCATTCATCTGCTGCGTGGGCAGCAGCATGGCGATTGCACCTTCGTCATCGACCACGCCACGCCGGGGTGTCTGAGCCGAGAAAACTTCCGTGCCGTGCTCGACGAGCGCGCGCATTCGGTGTTTCAGGGCAAGATCAACGTGCATCAGATCGCCCAGCAGACCGATGGCAAGATGATGTCGCGTGCGCTGTTGCTCTCGGATGATGCCGAGATCGACAACAAGCCCGAACTCGAAATCTTCGCCGACGATGTACAGTGCGGTCATGGTGCTACGGTCGGCGCGCTGGATGACAGCCTGCTGTTCTATTTGCGTGCCCGCGGCCTTCCCGAGAAGGAAGCGCAGGCGCTGCTGATCCAGGCTTTCGTGGGTGAAGCGCTGGAATCCATCGTCAATGACGACCTGCGGGACGTCGCCATCGGCGCCGCCGAACGCTGGCTGGGGACGCGTGCATGA
- the sufC gene encoding Fe-S cluster assembly ATPase SufC: MPALLEVKNLQVRVEDREILHGLTMTVNAGEVHAIMGPNGSGKSTLSHVIAGKPGYEVTGGEILFKGEDLLEMEPDERAAKGVFLAFQYPVEIPGVATMTFLRTALNAQRKARGEDEFSTPDFLKKVREVAASLNIPQDMLRRGVNVGFSGGEKKRNEVLQMALFQPSLCILDEMDSGLDIDALRIASEGVNALRSSDRAMVVITHYQRLLNYIVPDHVHVMSKGRVVKSGGKELALELEASGYAQYEDAAA, from the coding sequence ATGCCCGCTCTGCTCGAAGTGAAGAACCTGCAAGTCCGTGTCGAGGATCGCGAGATTCTCCATGGGCTCACCATGACCGTGAATGCCGGCGAGGTGCATGCCATCATGGGCCCGAACGGCTCGGGCAAGTCGACCCTCAGCCATGTCATCGCCGGCAAGCCGGGCTATGAAGTCACCGGCGGCGAGATCCTGTTCAAGGGCGAAGACCTGCTCGAGATGGAGCCGGACGAGCGCGCCGCCAAGGGCGTATTCCTGGCGTTCCAGTATCCGGTGGAAATCCCCGGCGTCGCCACCATGACCTTCCTGCGCACCGCCCTGAACGCACAGCGCAAGGCGCGCGGCGAGGACGAGTTCTCGACGCCGGACTTCCTGAAGAAGGTGCGCGAAGTCGCCGCCTCGCTGAACATCCCGCAGGACATGCTCCGCCGCGGCGTCAATGTGGGCTTCTCCGGTGGCGAGAAGAAGCGCAACGAGGTGCTGCAGATGGCGCTGTTCCAGCCGAGCCTCTGCATCCTTGACGAAATGGATTCGGGCCTCGACATCGACGCGCTGCGCATCGCCTCGGAAGGCGTCAACGCGCTGCGCTCGTCGGATCGCGCCATGGTGGTCATCACCCACTATCAGCGCCTGCTGAACTACATCGTGCCGGACCACGTGCATGTGATGTCCAAGGGCCGCGTGGTGAAATCCGGCGGCAAGGAACTGGCGCTGGAGCTCGAAGCTTCGGGTTATGCGCAGTATGAAGACGCTGCTGCCTGA